A region of the Oleidesulfovibrio alaskensis DSM 16109 genome:
CATTCGGGCAGGAGATGGAACAGCAGGCCGGTACGCAGCCGCTGGCGCTCAAGGCCGCACTGGGCTGGACAGCCGCCGGACTGGTGTTGCTCATTATCAGCTCGCGCTTGCTTGTGTGGGGTGCCATGAAAGTAGCCGTGGCGCTGGGTATGAGCGATCTGGTCATAGGGCTGACCATTGTGGCTGTGGGCACTTCGCTGCCCGAGCTGGCTTCTTCGCTGGCTGCCGCCCGTCGCGGAGAGCACGACATAGCGCTGGGCAACGTTGTGGGCTCCAACCTGTTCAACACACTGGCTGTTGTGGGCATAGCCGGAGCGGTGCAGCCCATGCAGGTGGACCCGTCCGCCCTGGGACGCGATCTGCTGGTCATGGGCGGCTTTACCGTGGCGCTTTTTGTCATGGGATACCCCGTGCGCCGCGCGGGCCGCATCAACAGGCTGGAAGGGGGCGCACTGCTGTGCGCATATGCTGCGTACACTGTCTGGCTGGTGGGCGTGGCAGGGCAAAGCGCCTGACAGCCATACCGGATATACAAAAAAGGAAAGGAGCTCCGGCTCCTTTCTTTTTTTGTAATGTGTCCGACATGATGCGCTGTCCCCGTTGACAGTATTACTTGCGGGCAGTAGTGTGAGCGGGTGTTATGTAAAGCGATTGCGTAACACCATGCGGGCGCAGGTGTGATGCGCTTTATTTTCTGCCACCAGCTTGGGCAGCCACACGCACAACCGGAGGTAACGGGTATGGTACATTGGTTTTCACGGGTAAACGGCAAGGGTGTTCTGCGGCGCGCCATGGTGCGCGGTGCGGTTGCATGTTCGCTTGTAGCGGCCACATACGGCATGGCACTGGCACACTTCGGCATGGTTATTCCTTCCGCTTCTGTGGCGGTGGAAAAAGATCAGGCAGCTCTCAGCCTTCAGGTGTCTTTTTCTCACCCCATGGAACTGCAGGGCATGGATATGGCCGCCCCGCAGGAATTTGCCGTGATTGCCGACGGCCGTAAAACCGACCTGACCGGCGGGCTGGAAGCTGCCACCGTCATGGGGCACAAGGCGTGGAAAGCTGAGTACCAGATCAAACGTCCGGGCGTGGCCCAGTTTTATGTCATCCCCCGGCTGTACTGGGAACCGGCCGAAGATTGTTACATCCAGCATCTTACCAAAACCTATGTGGCCAGCTTCGGCGAAGAGGAAGGTTGGGACGTTCCTGCCGGTCTGCGCACTGAAATAGTGCCGCTGACAAGGCCCTTTGCAAACTACGCCGGTAATGTGTTTCAGGGCCGGGTACTGATGGAAGGCAAGCCTGTGGCCGGTGCTGTGGTGGAGGTGGAGTATTACAATAAAGAAGGCAGATATGCCGCTCCCAACGAATATTTTGTTACGCAGTCGGTACTGACCGACGCGGACGGCGTGTTCACATATGCCGTGCCGTGGGCTGGCTGGTGGGGATTTGCCGCACTGAATACTGCTCCTGAAAAAATTGACTACAACGGCGAGAAAAAAGACCTTGAACTCGGGGCCGTATTGTGGACAGAGTTTCTTGAACCGATGAAAAAATAACGCTATGCACCTGACGAGTGCGGCGGCCGCACCTCCGGCCGCCGCACTTTTTTTACCGGACTGCGCAGAGGCGGAATGTCCGGTGCTTCAGCAAAAGGACGAAAGGCATGCACATATCGGAAGGGGTACTTTCAGCACCGGTTTTGCTGTGCGGTGCCGCCGTGGCGGCGGCGGGCATCGCGGCGGGACTGCGCAGGATGGACTATGACCGCCTGATGACCGTGGCGCTGCTTTCGGCCGCTTTTTTTGTGGGATCCCTCATCCATATACCGGTGGGGCCGGCCAGCGCACATCTTATTCTTAACGGGCTGCTGGGCGCAGTGCTCGGTTGGGCGGCCTTTCCGGCCATATTCACCGCACTGCTGCTGCAGGCCGTGCTTTTTCAGTACGGCGGGCTGACCATTCTGGGCGTGAACACGGCAACCATGGCTTCTGCCGCGGTGCTGTGCTTCTATCTTTTTTCTCCGCTTATGCGCAGGCAGGGGCGCTGGCGGCTGCTGGGCGGTTTTTGCTGCGGGGCGTGCGGCGTGCTGTTTGCAGGGCTGTTCACAGCGGCAAGTCTTGCGTTTTCTGATGAAGGCTTCCGCCATGCTGCCGGCATGATTCTGGTGGCGCATATTCCCGTCATGGTGGTGGAAGGCATCATCACCGCTCTTACTGTTTCGTTTCTGGCCCGCGCGCGGCCTGAAGTGCTGCATATGAATGCCGGAAAACAGCGTTGAGTGCACGGATAGAAGGAGGTGCAGATGAAATTGCGGACTGAATTGCGGCCGGGCTGCATATGCGTTGTCATGTTGCTGATGCTTACGGCGCTGCCGGCACAGGCGCATCGGGTGAACGTATTTGCTTATGCCGAGGGCGACCGGATAACTGTGGAGGCCGGATACAGCAAATCGCGGCCGGTTATGGGCGGCACAGTGGTGGTGGCCGACAAAGCCGACGGGGACGAGTTTCTGCGCGGCGTGACGGATGATAATGGCATATTTGTCTTTACCGTGCCGGATGCTGCCAAAAAAGAGAAAGCCGATCTGCGCATTACTCTGCTTGCCGGAGAAGGGCATCAGGACTCATGGATAGTGCAGGCCGGGGAATACGCTGCGGAGGCAGCGCCGCGTGATGCCGCAGCTTCCGGAGTGACGTATTCCGGCCGGGGCGCGGCGGGCAGCCGGCAGGCCGGTGCTGCCGCCGGCGCGCAGGGCGGCCATGTGAGCGTTGATGAAGCGCTGCTGCGGCAGGTGGTGGAAGAAGTTGTGGAGCGCAAGATTGCTCCCGTGCGCACCATGCTGGTGGAGCAGCATGAATCAGGGCCGGGGTTTGCCGACATTCTGGGCGGTCTGGGATATTTTGCAGGGCTGTTCGGCATTGCCGCGTATCTTAAAAGCCGCAGGCGCTGACCGGACCATGTATGTTTGATGAACCTTTCAGCCGCGGCACCAGCCTGTTGCATCGTCTTGATCCCCGCATAAAGCTGACCGCGGCTTTTGTGCTGTCGTGCATTGTTGCCGTGGCCGCCCGCCGCGATGTGGCGCTGGCGGCGCTGTGCGCGGCGGCTTTTCTGGCCGTGTGGTCGCGCCCGCCCGTGCGGCCGTTGCTCGGCCGTCTTGCGGCGGTGAATGTCTTTGTGCTGTTTTTGTGGGTCGTGCTGCCCTTTACATACGGCGGTGTGCAGACGGATGAAGGCGTATTCGCGGTATCCCGCGCCGGGGTGGACATGGCGCTGCTTGTCACTCTGAAATCCAACGCCATCGTGTTGCTTTTCATTGCCTGTGTGGCCACATCGGACGCGGCGGCTGTGGGGCATGCGTTGTGCAGGCTGGGGGTGCCGCGCAAGCTGGTGTTTCTTTTTCTTTTCACGTACCGCTATGTGCATGTGCTGCTGCAGGAATATGAGCGCCTGCGCACGGCTGCCCGGCTGCGCGGTTTTGTGCCCGGTACCGGACTGCATACATACGGTACTCTGGCCAATATGCTGGGCATGGTCATCCTGCGCAGTCTCGACCGGTCGCAGCGGGTGTACGAAGCCATGATTCTGCGCGGGTTTGACGGTCGTTTTCATTCATTGTGCACTTTACGGTTGCACCGGCGTGATGTTGTTTTCGGCTGCGGTGCGGCTGTGGCGGCCTGTATGCTTGTTTATGCGGAATTTGCCGGAGGACTGCATGTCATCTGAAACTGCTTTGCTGCAACTGCGCGGGGTCCGTTACCGGTATCCGGGAGCGGAAAATGACGTGCTGGCCGGTATTGATTTTGCGCTGCACCGCCATGACCGCCTCGGGCTGTACGGCCCGAACGGTTCGGGTAAAACCACTTTTCTGCATACCATAATGGGGTTGGTGTGCCCCCGGCAGGGTGAAGTGCTGTTCGAAGGACGCAGCGTCCGGTCGGAAAAAGACTTCCGCGCGGTGCGCAGCCGGATAGGCCTGTTGCTGCAGAATGCGGACGATCAGCTTTTTTGCCCCACCGTGCTGGAAGATGTGGCATTCGGGCCGCTCAATCTGGGCATGGCTCCTGAACGGGCCGCGGAACATGCGCGGCAGACACTGGCCGCGCTGGGGCTGAAGGGCTTTGACAGCCGCCTGACACACAGACTGTCAGGTGGTGAGAAAAAGCTTGTTTCTCTGGCCGCGGTGCTGGCCATGCAGCCGGACGCACTGTTGCTTGATGAACCCACAAACGGTCTTGATCCGGCAACACGCCTGCATATTATTGATATTTTGAACAGTCTGGACGCCGCTCTTATCATCATATCTCACGACTGGGATTTTCTGCACCGTACGGTGTCACAGTATCTTACTCTGAAAGCCGGACACCTTGTGCATGATCCGGAAATGGTGCCCCACCATCACGCACACGCCCACCCGCACGGGGGCGAACCCCACGCACACAGCTGACAGCGGCAGCCGCTCCGGTTTCTGTTTCAGTCAATGGATTCCAGATGCTTCTGCAGATAGCGGGTGCGCAGAGCCTGTATGGTGCCGTCCTGCTGCATGTGGCGCAACGCGTTGTTGACAGCCGGCATGAGCCGCTGCTCCGGTCCTGAAAGCAGCAGAGCAAGCGGGGTAAGCGCAGAAAAACGGTAGACGATGACCACGGCATGTTCCTGCTTTTCCTGCCACAGCAGCCATTCAGCTTCGTTTTCTTCCATGATGACAGCATCCACTCTTCCCGCCAGCAGCATATGCAGCCCGCTCAGTCCGCTTGTCACATCCACCCTGCGTATGGTGCGCCGCTTAAAGGCTTCTTCGTACTCTGCGGGAAAAAAGTACCCCAGCCGTGCGGCCATGGTTCTGCCAGCCAGATCCTGCGGCGAACGGACAGGAACGGCGCTGCTTCTGCGCATCAGGATTATATTGCCCGATTGTCCGACGGGCAGGCTTTCTGCCATGGGCAATGTCAGATTGGGGTGCCATGAACGCGAAGAACACAGCACTGCATGAATTTTTCCCTTTGCAAGCGAGCTCTGCAGGCGCGGTTTTGTCATGGGCAGGGTGATGAGCCTTGTCTGTATGCGCCTGAACGCCTCGGTGAACACGGCGGTACAGTATCCGGTCGTGCGGGCTTCTTCCGTGCCCATGATCCATGGGGGAGTTATGATTGCTCCGGCCACAATTGACCGCGGAAGCGGTTTTTCTTCGGCTGCGCCGTTCAGGGGCGCGCAGGCAATAAAAAACAGCATGATGCAGAGCAGTACCGGCAGACGGACGGCATGAAACCGGAGGCAGGGACATGAAGCAGTCATGAGGGGTAAAAAAAGGGTGCGCATGGGCCGCTGAGAATACACATGTAAGCGGCAATTGCAACAGGCGTTGCGGCACTTTTACTTTTTGATGTATAACGTGCTGCCGTTATTCATTGTCTGCACAGGGCGTCTGCTCAAGCTGCGCGCACCGGCCGGCGCAGCCGCTCAGAAACCGCATGCGTCCGGCACGCGGGCAGAAAAGGCAGCGTTATGTGGCCGGAGGCCAGACCACGCGGTTGAAGCCATCGCAGCCGCGTTCCGCAGTGCGGTGGTAACGTACGGCCGGTTTGCCGAACAACATGACATAGCCTGACGTATGGGCTTCGGGTATGCCCAGCCCGCGGGCTATGCGGGGGGCTATTTCGCTCATGGCCCAGGTGGCGAAACCGCACCACAGTGTACCCAGTCCGCAGGCAGCGGCCATCAGTTCAAAATACGTCAGTGCAACATGAACATCGGCCTGTGCGGTGGTGTTTGTGCGCGGCGCCGTTACCCACAGCAGATGGGGGGCATTGCGGAAAATGATGTCGGTCCCCGTGTCCCAGCGGGCCAGCGCGGCCTGAAAGAATGCGGTCTGCGGATGGCTGCACCCGTCTGCGAGAGCTTCACGCACGGCTTCCACGGTGTCATGCCGCAGTCTGTTCATGGTCTGCGGGTCATCAACAACAGTGAACAGCAGCCCCCGCTGATTTTTGCCCGAAGGAGCATGCGCCGCGGCGTCAACGGTTCTGCGGATGAGTGCGCTGTCCACCGCTTCGGGCAGAAAGCGCCGGACAGAGCGTCTGCCTTTCATCAGAATTTCAAGCGCTTCGGGTTGGGGAAAGCGGTTTTTGAGCGGGGTGCAGGATTCGGGTGTTACACCGCGGAAAGAAAGAGCACCGCAGGGACAGACGGTAACGCAGTGCAGACAGCCGATACAGCGTTTTTCCCTCCGCGGGGCAACGGCGGGTATGCCGTTTTCCATGCGGATGATGCCTGTGGGACAGTCGCGCGCGCACTCTGCGCACCCGATGCAGCGTTCTGTGGCTATGGTAATGTCCGGCACGGCTATTCTTCGATGGCGCCTATGGACATTTCCACCACCAGCTGCCCCTGAGGCGTGGTGAAGGGGATGGCGAGAATGGGTTCTTTGTTGACGTGGCTCAGCGTGTGATTTTTTCCGATGATGACCGTGGGGGTGGAAGCCTGAAACTTCAGCCCTTCGTTGGCAAGGTGCGCGCGGGCCTGTCCTGCGATCATGTTGGTCAGTTCGCCTACGGCATCGGCTATGTCATCGTTGATGCGTGAATACTCTTCGCCCAGCATGTTGCTGACGATGTGCAGAATGCATTTTTCTTCAAGCGTGAGCGAAATGACACCGGTGGCCTGGCCGTTGATGCCGATAAGGCCGGTAACATCACCCACGGCTACTCTTTTAGTGTTGATATATGGCTTGCCCGGCGTAGCCTGCACCATGGCCATGGTGCCCAGCACGTCAATGACTGCGCTGAGAAACGGGTTTATGAAGCGGACATCATATTTACTGCTCATGGCGAGTGAATCCCAGAACTGGGGCGCCGTGTCAAGTCTGGCGCCCGTCCGCTCCGCATCATGTGGTGCTGCTGCAGCGGGTTGGGGCAGAGCGGAGCGGCAGTGCGGCCGCTCCGTTTCTGCCTGAATCTGTTACAGAATGGCTTTGAAGAGTTCCTCGATATGCGAGTCGAAGAGTCCGACGATTTCCACAAGGTCATCACCCTGCAGGGGAATGCGTTCCCATGCTCCTTCTTCCATGCCGGGCAGCAGGTACATGCCCCCGGAAGATATTTCCATGGCATTGGCCATATTGTCAGCCAGCTGCAGAATTGAAGCCGCAAGCTGGTCCTGCGCCTGCGAAGGGGCATGGTGAAAAGCCAGACAGTCCACCATGGATGCCGGAAACTTCCATTCGGTAAGCAGCTGTTTGGCCACCTGCGTGTGGTCAAAGCCCAGATGATCTTCTTCGCTTTCCACCACCGGCAGCTGATTTTCGCGGGCGTAGAGCAGCAGCTGAACCGAGGCGTAAGGCATTTTTTTAAAGATTATCAGCCTGCCCACATCATGCAGCAGACCGGCGGTGAAAAATTTGTCGGCCTTCATGCCTTCTATGCGCGAAGCGATGAGCTTGGCAAACACGCCGCAGCTTACAGAATGCTTCCAGAAGGCTTTCATGTCGATGAGTTCCTGCGGGATATCCTTGAACACATTGATGGCGGATATACCCAGCGCCAGCGTGGAAACTTCTTCCACTCCCACTATGGCTATGGCGTGGCTTACATCCTCGACGGTGTGTGCAAGACCGTAAAACGGGCTGTTCACCAGCTTGAGCAGCTTGGCTGTCAGGCCAAGATCGTTGCTGATTTCGCGGCTGATGTCGTCAGCCGAGCTGTTGGGCGAATCGAGCACTTTACGGATGCGGAAGTAGATGTCCGGAAACGAGGCAAGCTGCGTTTCGCTGGAGACAAGCTCTCCCACGGACACGTCGCCCGGTTCGAAGTTGTCACGCAGGTATTCCAGATTGCGCGCGGTGCGGGCGTCCTCGTCGGGCATTATCCACCCTGCAGAGAGCGCTTTTGCCGTGCGGAAAACTCCGATGCGGTACAGCTGAAGCATGGCTTCGTTGTCCGGATCGGCATATGTGAAGAAATTTCTAACATAGTCCTCGCTAAGGGCCATGTGGTCGTTTGATGCGTTTTGGCTCATGCCGTCCCTCCGTGGCGGGGAAAATTGTCACTAGGCGTAAGCGGGAACATGGCGGTTCCTGCTTTCCTGTCCCGTGCCGCAACAGGCGGCTTACTCTTCCTTTTTGTAGCAGATGGCACCGGGCTTGGGCACGGGCCTGAACGCCGTGGAAAGTTTGTGTATGCTTTCCGAGTGGCCGAGGAAAAGGTGACCGCCGGGCAGCAGGTTGTCGTAAAACGCGGTGATGGCCTTTTTCTTCATGGCATCATCAAAGTAGATGATGACATTGCGGCAGAAGACAATGTGCGAGCGGGGTACGCGGCGGGTGGACGCAGGGTCGCTCAGATTGACGGGGCCGAATTGTACCAGCTTTTGCACGCGGGGCTTCACCTGATAGCCTGCATCAACCTTGTCGAAGTATTTTGCTATGATGCCTTTAGGCGTGGTGCGCAGGGCATAGTCGGTATACACGCCGGCACGGGCCAGCCGCAGCATGGCGGGCGAAAGGTCATTGGCCGTTATGCGTATGTTCCATCCGATGATGGACATGCCCAGCGCCTCGTGCAGCATGATAGCAAGCGTGTAAGGCTCTTCGCCCGAAGAACAGCCGGCGGACCATATGAACAGTTCCTTGCGGCCCAGTGCTTCCTGCTTGGCCAGAGTCTCTTTCAGTATTTCGTTCTGAAAGATGCCCAGCTGGCGCGCATCGCGGTAAAAACTGGTTTCGTTGGTGGTCACCTTTTCACAGATGACCTCCATTTCCGCCGCTCTGTTCTTGTCCAGCTGCAGATAGTCGTAATATTCTTTGAATGTCTTCAGACCCAGCTCACTCAGGCGCGCGCCGAGTCTGTTTTCAAGCAGGTATTTGCGTTTGATGGAAATACTGATGCCGGTTTTGTTGTAAATGAAGTCGGCCAGTTTTTCGAATTCTTCGTCGGTTATCTTGGCAGTTTTGCGCAGGCCGAGCTGCCGTGTGGGCAGTCTGCCGGAGGTGATGCCGCTGGCAAGCCCCCCTGTGACGCCGGCGGGCGCAGCCGTTGCTCCGCCACCGGTGCGCGTACCGGAACCGAGCTTGCTGGAGGAGAAAAGAGACATTGATTACCACCCTTTTGATAATTGGGACTCTGATTGTCTATTCTTTATAGCAAACTATGCTTACTATGCAACCGCGTCAGCGAGTATTCAATTATAGTCCGCAAGTTGTCCGTCAAAGTATGTGCACTCCGCGCGGGCAGGCCACGGCATACTGTGGCCTGCGGCTGTATAGTCTGATATCCGTGTTGCATCGGCGGCTGTGCATGCAGAAAAAAACACCGCATGTGCACGCAGACAGGAGCAAGACATGGATAGCACAAAAAATGACAACCGGAGCAGAGAAGCGCTTTTTTCCATAGAAGGGGTGAACCGCGAGTGGGCAGCCGTGCTTGACCTCGGGGTGTGTTCTTCTCTGCCCCGCGGGTACGAACTGACCAGCATCGA
Encoded here:
- a CDS encoding substrate-binding periplasmic protein, whose amino-acid sequence is MLFFIACAPLNGAAEEKPLPRSIVAGAIITPPWIMGTEEARTTGYCTAVFTEAFRRIQTRLITLPMTKPRLQSSLAKGKIHAVLCSSRSWHPNLTLPMAESLPVGQSGNIILMRRSSAVPVRSPQDLAGRTMAARLGYFFPAEYEEAFKRRTIRRVDVTSGLSGLHMLLAGRVDAVIMEENEAEWLLWQEKQEHAVVIVYRFSALTPLALLLSGPEQRLMPAVNNALRHMQQDGTIQALRTRYLQKHLESID
- a CDS encoding energy-coupling factor ABC transporter ATP-binding protein — translated: MSSETALLQLRGVRYRYPGAENDVLAGIDFALHRHDRLGLYGPNGSGKTTFLHTIMGLVCPRQGEVLFEGRSVRSEKDFRAVRSRIGLLLQNADDQLFCPTVLEDVAFGPLNLGMAPERAAEHARQTLAALGLKGFDSRLTHRLSGGEKKLVSLAAVLAMQPDALLLDEPTNGLDPATRLHIIDILNSLDAALIIISHDWDFLHRTVSQYLTLKAGHLVHDPEMVPHHHAHAHPHGGEPHAHS
- a CDS encoding chemotaxis protein CheX; its protein translation is MSSKYDVRFINPFLSAVIDVLGTMAMVQATPGKPYINTKRVAVGDVTGLIGINGQATGVISLTLEEKCILHIVSNMLGEEYSRINDDIADAVGELTNMIAGQARAHLANEGLKFQASTPTVIIGKNHTLSHVNKEPILAIPFTTPQGQLVVEMSIGAIEE
- a CDS encoding DUF4198 domain-containing protein; translation: MVHWFSRVNGKGVLRRAMVRGAVACSLVAATYGMALAHFGMVIPSASVAVEKDQAALSLQVSFSHPMELQGMDMAAPQEFAVIADGRKTDLTGGLEAATVMGHKAWKAEYQIKRPGVAQFYVIPRLYWEPAEDCYIQHLTKTYVASFGEEEGWDVPAGLRTEIVPLTRPFANYAGNVFQGRVLMEGKPVAGAVVEVEYYNKEGRYAAPNEYFVTQSVLTDADGVFTYAVPWAGWWGFAALNTAPEKIDYNGEKKDLELGAVLWTEFLEPMKK
- a CDS encoding calcium/sodium antiporter, whose translation is MMTLPILAIVAGLVLLVYSADRFVLGSSATARHFGMPPLLIGMVIVGFGTSVPEMLVSLMAAMSGTPGIALGNAYGSNITNIGLILGATAVLGPVMVSSQVLRKELPILIGVTLLTAALLWDGSLDRTNALVLLAVFFVLVGWSVYQGMHSTRDAFGQEMEQQAGTQPLALKAALGWTAAGLVLLIISSRLLVWGAMKVAVALGMSDLVIGLTIVAVGTSLPELASSLAAARRGEHDIALGNVVGSNLFNTLAVVGIAGAVQPMQVDPSALGRDLLVMGGFTVALFVMGYPVRRAGRINRLEGGALLCAYAAYTVWLVGVAGQSA
- the cbiM gene encoding cobalt transporter CbiM encodes the protein MHISEGVLSAPVLLCGAAVAAAGIAAGLRRMDYDRLMTVALLSAAFFVGSLIHIPVGPASAHLILNGLLGAVLGWAAFPAIFTALLLQAVLFQYGGLTILGVNTATMASAAVLCFYLFSPLMRRQGRWRLLGGFCCGACGVLFAGLFTAASLAFSDEGFRHAAGMILVAHIPVMVVEGIITALTVSFLARARPEVLHMNAGKQR
- a CDS encoding CheR family methyltransferase yields the protein MSLFSSSKLGSGTRTGGGATAAPAGVTGGLASGITSGRLPTRQLGLRKTAKITDEEFEKLADFIYNKTGISISIKRKYLLENRLGARLSELGLKTFKEYYDYLQLDKNRAAEMEVICEKVTTNETSFYRDARQLGIFQNEILKETLAKQEALGRKELFIWSAGCSSGEEPYTLAIMLHEALGMSIIGWNIRITANDLSPAMLRLARAGVYTDYALRTTPKGIIAKYFDKVDAGYQVKPRVQKLVQFGPVNLSDPASTRRVPRSHIVFCRNVIIYFDDAMKKKAITAFYDNLLPGGHLFLGHSESIHKLSTAFRPVPKPGAICYKKEE
- a CDS encoding nitroreductase family protein; translation: MPDITIATERCIGCAECARDCPTGIIRMENGIPAVAPRREKRCIGCLHCVTVCPCGALSFRGVTPESCTPLKNRFPQPEALEILMKGRRSVRRFLPEAVDSALIRRTVDAAAHAPSGKNQRGLLFTVVDDPQTMNRLRHDTVEAVREALADGCSHPQTAFFQAALARWDTGTDIIFRNAPHLLWVTAPRTNTTAQADVHVALTYFELMAAACGLGTLWCGFATWAMSEIAPRIARGLGIPEAHTSGYVMLFGKPAVRYHRTAERGCDGFNRVVWPPAT
- the cbiQ gene encoding cobalt ECF transporter T component CbiQ; the encoded protein is MFDEPFSRGTSLLHRLDPRIKLTAAFVLSCIVAVAARRDVALAALCAAAFLAVWSRPPVRPLLGRLAAVNVFVLFLWVVLPFTYGGVQTDEGVFAVSRAGVDMALLVTLKSNAIVLLFIACVATSDAAAVGHALCRLGVPRKLVFLFLFTYRYVHVLLQEYERLRTAARLRGFVPGTGLHTYGTLANMLGMVILRSLDRSQRVYEAMILRGFDGRFHSLCTLRLHRRDVVFGCGAAVAACMLVYAEFAGGLHVI
- a CDS encoding HDOD domain-containing protein, with product MSQNASNDHMALSEDYVRNFFTYADPDNEAMLQLYRIGVFRTAKALSAGWIMPDEDARTARNLEYLRDNFEPGDVSVGELVSSETQLASFPDIYFRIRKVLDSPNSSADDISREISNDLGLTAKLLKLVNSPFYGLAHTVEDVSHAIAIVGVEEVSTLALGISAINVFKDIPQELIDMKAFWKHSVSCGVFAKLIASRIEGMKADKFFTAGLLHDVGRLIIFKKMPYASVQLLLYARENQLPVVESEEDHLGFDHTQVAKQLLTEWKFPASMVDCLAFHHAPSQAQDQLAASILQLADNMANAMEISSGGMYLLPGMEEGAWERIPLQGDDLVEIVGLFDSHIEELFKAIL